The following are encoded in a window of Balaenoptera ricei isolate mBalRic1 chromosome 1, mBalRic1.hap2, whole genome shotgun sequence genomic DNA:
- the PSMB4 gene encoding proteasome subunit beta type-4, translated as MEALLESRCGLWAGIPAPGQFYRIPPTPGSSVDPASALYGGPITRTQNPMVTGTSVLGVKFEGGVVIAADMLGSYGSLARFRNISRIMRVNNSTMLGASGDYADFQYLKQVLGQMVIDEELLGDGHSYSPKAIHSWLTRATYSRRSKMNPLWNTMVIGGYADGESFLGYVDMLGVAYEAPSVATGYGAYLAQPLLREVLEKKPVLSQTEAQELVERCMRVLYYRDARSYNRFQIATVTEKGVEIEGPLSAETSWDIAHMISGFE; from the exons ATGGAAGCGCTTTTGGAGTCGCGGTGCGGACTTTGGGCCGGCATTCCGGCCCCTGGGCAGTTTTACCGCATCCCGCCCACTCCCGGTTCCTCTGTGGACCCGGCGTCCGCGCTCTATGGGGGTCCGATTACGCGCACCCA GAACCCCATGGTGACCGGGACCTCGGTCCTGGGCGTCAAGTTTGAGGGCGGAGTGGTGATTGCAGCAGACATGCTGGGCTCCTACGGTTCCTTGGCTCGTTTCCGCAACATCTCTCGCATTATGCGAGTCAACAACAGCACCATGCTGGGTGCTTCCGGAGACTACGCTGATTTCCAATATTTGAAGCAAGTTCTCGGCCAAATGGT GATCGATGAGGAGCTGTTGGGAGATGGACACAGCTATAGCCCTAAAGCTATTCATTCATGGCTGACCAGGGCTACGTACAGCCGGCGCTCCAAGATGAACCCCCTGTGGAACACCATGGTCATTGGAGGCTATGCTGATGGAGAGAG CTTCCTGGGTTACGTGGACATGCTTGGTGTAGCCTATGAAGCCCCTTCGGTGGCCACTGGTTACGGTGCATACTTGGCTCAG CCTCTGCTGCGAGAAGTTCTGGAGAAGAAGCCAGTGCTGAGCCAGACTGAGGCCCAAGAGCTAGTGGAACGCTGCATGCGAGTGCTGTACTATCGAGATGCCCGTTCTTATAACCGG TTTCAAATCGCCACTGTAACTGAAAAAGGTGTTGAAATAGAGGGACCCCTGTCTGCAGAGACCAGCTGGGATATTGCCCACATGATCAG TGGCTTTGAATGA